A region of Reichenbachiella carrageenanivorans DNA encodes the following proteins:
- a CDS encoding homoserine kinase, with product MPDKIKIFSPSTVANVGCGYDVLGFALDGIGEEMTVSKRDDGQLVIEEIIGFDLPKDPAVNTATVAAQALLDAVGSKQGFSFIIKKTINPGSGMGTSSSSSAGGVFAVNELLGRPYTSAQLVEFAMEGEKAVSKKAHADNVAPNLLGGFTLVRSYEPLDVLSLPVPEDLYVTIVHPQVEVKTTDAKKILKKQVDLSMAVKQWGNVGGLVAGLYESNYDLIGRSMVDVIVEPIRKILIPLYDDVKAQALADGALGCSIAGSGPSIFAFSKGEETALKIKSMMQEKYDEVGILAYTYMSKIGEKGVRTI from the coding sequence ATGCCTGATAAAATTAAAATATTCTCACCCTCTACCGTAGCCAATGTAGGCTGCGGTTATGACGTGCTAGGCTTTGCCTTAGATGGGATCGGTGAGGAAATGACAGTATCTAAACGAGACGATGGTCAATTGGTTATTGAGGAGATCATAGGGTTTGATCTGCCCAAAGACCCTGCCGTAAACACCGCTACGGTAGCAGCACAAGCACTGTTGGATGCCGTTGGCAGTAAACAAGGTTTTTCGTTTATAATCAAAAAAACTATCAATCCTGGCAGTGGCATGGGGACGAGTTCGTCTAGCTCAGCAGGAGGTGTATTTGCTGTCAACGAATTGCTCGGCCGACCCTATACATCTGCGCAGCTGGTGGAGTTTGCTATGGAAGGCGAAAAGGCGGTGTCAAAAAAGGCACATGCAGACAATGTAGCGCCTAATTTACTTGGTGGTTTTACTCTCGTTCGTAGTTATGAGCCATTAGATGTTTTGTCTTTGCCCGTGCCAGAGGATCTGTACGTGACCATCGTGCATCCACAAGTAGAGGTAAAAACCACAGATGCCAAGAAGATTTTGAAAAAGCAGGTAGACTTATCTATGGCCGTAAAGCAGTGGGGCAATGTAGGAGGATTGGTAGCTGGATTATATGAATCAAATTATGATTTGATTGGCCGTTCGATGGTCGATGTGATTGTAGAGCCGATTCGGAAAATATTGATCCCGCTGTACGATGATGTAAAGGCGCAGGCTTTGGCCGATGGGGCACTAGGTTGCAGTATTGCGGGCTCTGGCCCTTCTATTTTTGCGTTTAGCAAAGGCGAAGAAACGGCGCTCAAGATCAAGTCTATGATGCAAGAGAAATACGACGAGGTCGGTATTTTGGCCTATACCTACATGTCTAAGATTGGCGAAAAGGGAGTAAGAACCATTTGA